The genomic segment TTTCGTATAATAGATGCTGTAAAAAACAAGCTTGAGTTTAAAGATGAACAATGTGTTTTAACTGTTCACAAATATGGAAACACGAGTTCAGCTTCTATACCTATGGCTATGAATGATGCTTATGAAGATGGACGCATTAAAAATGGTTCTTTGTTATTGCTCGATGCTTTTGGTGGTGGTTTTACATGGGGTTCAGCCTTGCTTAAATTCGGTGGCAAGGATTACAAAGCTACACTGTAAATAATATAAATATATTATTAAATACACTTCTTTGATCATTAAAAATGATAATAGCTTTTAAATTTATCTTATTTTGAGTCAACTCAGCATATAATATATTAAAATATTTTCACAAATTTCAAAAGGTCTTTTATGAAGCTAAAAGTTGGTATTGTTGGTTTTACAGATATAGGTAAAGCACACTATAGTGAGCTTAGGCGTTTTAATAAAATTGAAGTTTGTGGAATTTTTGATAAAAAAGAACATAATGAGTATAGCAGAGTTGAGTTTTATAATGATTTTAAAAAATTTATTCAAGATTCTACGCCTGAAATATTGCTTATATGTGTAGACCAATCCGATGTTTTAGATGCTTTTTTGGAATGTTTAAAACATGTAAAAACAATCATTATAGCTTCGCCGATTTGTAGAAAAACTGATGATTTAAGACAGATTAGATATAGTGCGAGTGTAAATAAAATAAATTTAACTTTTTGTCTTAGAGATAGATTCAATCCAGTAATTTGTTCTTTGCGAAAAGCACTTTGTAAAGAAGATGAAATTTATAGTATTGATATTTTTCATTCAAAATCTATTTGTAGTGCTGATATGATAGATTTTTTAAGTGTTTTGGATATTGATTTGATAAAACATATAATAAAAACTGATTTAACTGACTTTATTAGCATGTCAAGAGTAGTGAAAGATGAAAAATATCCTAGCAATACTCAAATCACATTTAAGACTAAAACACAAATTTTAGTTAATATATTAAACTCTACTACAAATCCACTTGATCAATTTAATATAAGAATTTCTACAAATAACGGTATATATTTTGCTGATTTGTTAAACTTTAAACTTTATCAAACAAATATCAATGGGCAGATAAATCTTAAGGTAGATAAAGAAGAAAATGAGCTTAAAAAGTTTTATAATGAATTTTGTATCTGTTATGAAGATATGGAAAATAAAGAGGTTATAAGTATAGATGAGATTATAAAAATTAAGGAACTTTTTAAATGAAAAAAATGATTTTACTTTTAAATATGGGTGGCCCTAGGAATCTTGATGAGGTAAAAGTTTTTTTAAAAAATATGTTTAATGACCCCTGTATACTAGGTATCAAATCAAATTTATTACGAAAAACTTTAGCTTGGTTGATAACAAGCTTAAGAGCTAAAACAGCCATAAATAACTATAAACAGATAGGCTCAAAATCTCCAATTTGTGATATCACAAAAAGTCTTTGCGATAAAATGATAAAGATTGATGATAGCTATATTGTTGATTTTGCTATGAATTATACTCCACCTTTTACAAAAGATGTCCTTAAAAAATATAGTGATTTGGATGAAATAATAGTTTTGCCTTTATATCCACATCATTCAGTTACTACTATAATCTCAAGCCTTGATGAGTTTTATAAGGCATTTAATGAACTTGGATTGAGATCAAAAGTAAAGATTGCTGAGCCTTTTTATAATAATGATAGCTATAATGATATAATCATAAATGATATAAAAGAGCATGTAAAAGATAAAGATATAAGCGATATGGTCATGATGTTTTCAGCTCACTCTTTGCCTGAAAAGATAATTCAAAAAGGCGATAAATACGAGCAACATATCCTTAAACATTTTGAATTATTAAAAGAAAAACTTTTACAAAATGGTATGAAATTTAAAGATATAAAACTAGCCTATCAGTCAAAACTTGGTCCCGTAAAATGGCTTGAGCCATCACTAAATGATGTCTTGTCTTTGCTTGATAGCAAACAAGCATTAATATATCCTATGTCCTTTTGTGTAGACAACTCAGAGACTGTGTTTGAGCTTTGCATAGAGTATAAGCATATAGCTAAAAGCTTAGAATTTGAGTATTATGATGTAGTAAAATGTCCAAATGATAGTGAGAATTTTGCTAAGTTTTTATTTAAATTAGCTGATATATGAAATTTATTATTGTTTTGTTTTTAAATCATATTTTCATTAAATGTTTATAAATTTAAAGATGTCGCCAAGTATAAGACAACTGAATTTTTATGAAATACTATTAATGATAATGAGCGAACAAAATCACATGATACAACATTAGATTTTTTTATTGAAATTACAAAAAATAAAATATATCAGATAAAATTTGAATAAATATATTTGCTTTAAACAATTTTAAAATAGTATTAAGTAAAGATATTTATTTGCCTAATAAAATATAAAAATTTATCAAATTCAAAACCATTTTTAGATAAAATCATAGATAAATTTAAAATTTAAATAGGAAAAAATAATGCAAAAAATAGATGTTAGAAGTGCTTATCTTAATTTTTTCAAATCAAAAGGACATGAGGTTATAGAGTCAGCACCACTTGTTCCAAATGATGCAACATTGCTTTTTACAAATGCTGGTATGGTACCTTTTAAGAGTATTTTTACTGGAGAAATTCCTAGACCAAATCCACCTATAAGAACAAGCTGTCAAACATGTATAAGGGCTGGCGGAAAGCATAATGACCTTGACAATGTCGGGTATACTGCACGTCATCATACTTTTTTTGAAATGCTTGGCAACTTTAGTTTTGGTGAGTATTTTAAACAAAATGCTATATCCTATGCTTGGGAGTTTGTGACAGAGATATTAAAATTACCAAAAGACAAGCTTTATGTTACAGTTCATGAAAAAGATGATGAAGCTTTTGAAATCTGGAAACAACATATAGAAGAAAGCAGAATCTATAAATTTGGAGATAAAGATAACTTTTGGGCTATGGGTGATACTGGACCTTGTGGACCTTGTTCTGAGATATTTTATGATCAGGGTGAAGAGCATTTTAATACAGATGAGGACTATATGGGTGGAGACGGAGATCGTTTCTTGGAAATTTGGAACTTGGTATTTATGCAGTTTGAAAGATCAAGTGATGGAAAAATGACACCTTTACCAAAACCTAGTATAGATACCGGAATGGGACTTGAAAGAGTAAGTGCTATTATGGAAGGTAAATTTAGCAACTATGATAGTGATCTTTTTATGCCCTATATTGAGGAAGTTGCTAAGCTTTGCGGTAAGCCTTATGAGTATGAAAGTGGTGCTAGTTATAGGGTTATTAGCGATCATATCCGTTCGGTTACATTTTTGTTAGCACAAGGAACTACATTTGACAAAGAGGGTAGGGGCTATGTTTTAAGACGTATTTTGCGTCGTGCTGTTAGACATGGTTATTTGCTTGGTATCAAACAACCTTTTATGCATAAGCTTGTTGATAAAGTATGCGAGATGATGGGATCTCACTATACATATCTAAATGATAAAAAAGATAGTGTAAAAGAGCAAATTTTACTTGAAGAAGAGAGATTTTTCTCAACAATATCATCAGGGCTTGAACTATTTAATGAAGAGCTTAAAAATACAAAAGATATATTTAGTGGCGATGTAGCTTTTAAGCTTTATGATACTTACGGATTTCCTTTAGATCTAACTGCTGATATGCTAAGAGATAAGGGAATGGTTGTTGATGAGGCTAGATTTGATGAGCTTATGAATGAGCAAAAAACTCGTGCAAAAGCTGCTTGGAAAGGTAGTGGAGATAAGAGTCAAAAAGGTGATTTTAAAGAGCTATTGGAAAAATACAATCAGAATAAATTCATAGGTTATAGTACTTTAAGTTCTGAAAGCAAAATTTTAGCTATTTTAGATGATAACTTTAAAATAACAGATAAATTACAGCCAAATCAAGAGGGCTGGGTTATGTTTGACAAAACTCCATTTTATGCACAAAGTGGTGGGCAGTGCGGGGATAGTGGTATTATAAAAGATAAAGCCATTGTTCTTGATACACAAAAATTCCACGGAATAAACTTATCACTTGTTAAGACTAATGACACTCTTGTTCAAAATGAAAGTGTTGTTTTGGAGGTTAGTGAAGATAGATACGAAATAGCAAGACATCATAGCGCTACACACCTTTTACATGCCGCATTGCGTAAGATTTTAGGTGCTCATGTTACGCAAGCTGGTTCTAGTGTAGAGGCTACAAAATTACGTTTTGATTTTTCTCATCCAAAGGCGCTTACATCCGATGAACTTACACAAATAGAAAATTATATAAATCAAGCTATTATAAAAGGTGCTGATGCAAATGTTGAGATTATGGATTTGCAAAGTGCAAAAGATAGTGGCGCCATAGCTCTTTTTGGTGAAAAATATGAAGATGATGTAAGGGTTTTAAGCTTTGGTGATGTTAGTAAAGAGCTTTGCGGTGGAACTCACGTAAAAAATATAAATGAAATAGGTAGCTTTTTTATAACAAAAGAGAGTGGCGTAAGTGCTGGTGTTAGAAGGATAGAAGCTGTTTGTTCAAATGCTGCTACAAATTTTGCAAAAGAGATAAGAGCTGAGTTAGAAGAGATAAGAGCTGAGTTAAAAACAAATCAACCTATCGTTAATATTAAAAAATTAAAAGATGAGATAAGAAGTCTAAAAGACGAGCTTAAAAACTCAGGTAAATCAAAATCAATAAAGCTTGATGATGTAAATGGTGTTAAATTTGGTGTTGAGGTTGTAGAAAATGGCGATATCAAAAGCTTGATAGATGATATAAAAAATGCAAATTCTAGTGTTGCTGTTATGTTTATTCAACCAAAAGATGATAAAATTTTAATAGCAGCAGGTGTTAAAAATGCAAATATAAAAGCTGGAGAGTGGGTAAAACAAGTAGCCCAAACACTTGGTGGTAATGGTGGTGGTAGAGATGATTTTGCTACTGCTGGCGGTAAAGATATCTCAAAAATACCAGATGCTAAAAATGTTGCAGTTGAGTTTGCAAAAGAGAAATTGAAATAATGCAACCAGAAAATATCGCATTTGCAAGACTAGGTCAATTTTTACCATTTTTTCATATCGCATCTGTTATATTATTTATTGGTATGCAAATAGGATTTTGGTATGTTTTGAAATTTTTTCTAAAAGAAGAGTCGTCAAAAGAAACCTATAGTAATACATTAAACGCTTTAAAAATATTTTGGTATATGATTTTGATTGGCTTGTTTCTTATAGTGGTAACTGGCTCTTGTGTTCAAGTTACTGATGCGATGAAGTCAGCAGATCCAATGGCAAATGCGATACTTGGAACAAAATATACACTTTTTGGCTTTTTGACATTAAATGTTTTTTATATGTTTTATTGTTATCAAAAGTCAAAAAATGCATTTTTAGTTGATGAGATGATAGAGTGTTATGAAAATATAATTGTTATAATAAAATATTTTATACCTTTAAATATTATTATATCACTTGTTGCAACATATCTTGGCGTTGCATATAGAGGTTTTTGATGATTATACTTGCTTCAAGTTCGCAAACAAGGGCTAAAATTTTACAAGAATACAATATCAAATTTAAACAAATTTCATTTGATTTTGATGAAAGTATGATTAGTAGAGATTTAGAGCCACATACCTATGTTTTAAATGTTGTAAAAACCAAAAAAGAGCAATTTTTGTCAGCACATAAGGGGCTTAAAAATTTACTTTTTGCCGATAGTTGTGTTGTATGTAATGGTAGAATTTTAGGCAAGGCTACAGATGAGCACAATGCTATACAAATGCTTGAAATGCAAAGTGGAAATAGTGTTAGTGTTGTTACTGCTATGGCTTATGTGAGTGAGAAATTTGAACTTATATCTACTAGCGAAACTATATATAAATTCAAACAATTTGATCAACAAGATATGCTTGAATATATAAAAAGCAAAGAGTATATCGACAAAGCTGGAGCCATGATGGTGGATGGGTTTAATAAAAAATATATATTAACTCAAAATGGAACGACTGATAATGCTCGTGGTTTGAATGTAAGTATTTTAAAGGCTTTTTTATGAAATATATTTTGACTTTTTTGTTTTTGATGATAGTTGTGTTTTGTGCTGGATTTTTTTATGTTTATTCTGAGGTTAGATTTAATGCTTATAATATTATTGACTATAAGCCAAAACTTACAACACAAATTTTTGATGCAAACAATGAACTCATAGCAAATGTATTTGAAGAAAATAGACTTTATGTGTCTTATGAAGAGATACCAGCTAGAGTTATAGAGGCTTTGGTTGCGATAGAAGACACTAGCTATTTTGAACATGGCGGAGTGAATTTTGAAGCTATAGTAAGAGCTATAATAAAAGATATAAAAGTAGGCAGACTTGCAGAAGGTGCATCAACTCTTACTCAACAGCTTGTAAAAAACTTAGCTTTAACAAGCGAAAAAAAGATAGAGAGAAAAATAAAAGAGATGGTTCTTGCAATGAAGCTTGAAAATGAGCTTACGAAAGAACAAATAATAGAAAGATATCTAAATCATGTTTATTTTGGACATGGGTATTATGGTATAAAAACAGCCTCTCTTGGATACTTTAGAAAAGAGCTAAATGAACTTAGTCTAAAAGAAATCTCAATGCTTGTAGGGCTTCCAAAAGCACCTAGCTCCTATGATCCCACAAGACATCTTGACCTATCTCTTAGCCGTGCAAATAGGGTTCTTGAGCGTATGTATAATATAGGGTGGATAAATGAAGATGAGTATAGAAAAGGTTTGGTTGAAGAACCTGTTGTGTTTAACGATACACTTAGTAAAAATAAAGCACCTTATGTTGTTGATGAGATACTAAAAGAGCTAAATAAAAAATATGATGATATAAAAACTGGTGGTTATGAGATTCAAAGCACGATTGATCTTGAGGTTCAAAATATGGCAAAAGAGGCTTTAAAATTTGGATACAATGAAATACTAAGAAGAAATAAAAAAGCAGACCCTAATATCTTAAATGGTGCGATGGTTGTTACAAAACCTCAAACTGGAGATGTGCTTGCACTTGTTGGTGGAGTTGATTACTCAAAAAGTAGCTACAATAGAGCTACACAAAGTAGAAGACAGCCTGGTTCTAGCTTCAAGCCTTTTATATATCAAATAGCTTTAAATAGCGGTTATTCTACTATGTCGCCAGTTGCTGACATATCTCGTAGTTTTGATATGGGAAATGGAAAAGAGTGGACACCTAAAAATTATGGTGGAGACTTTAGTGGCTATATTAGCTTAAAACAAGCTTTAACAAAATCAAGAAACCTAGCTACTATAAATTTATTGAATGATTTGGGACTTAATTTTGTTAAAAAAGAGCTTATAAGGATGGGTTTTGGAGATATACCCGAAAATCTATCTATAGCACTTGGTAGCTTTGGTATATCTCCTATAAATTTTGCTAGTCTTTATTCTATGTTTCCAAATGATGGAGAGGTTGTAAAAACTACTCTTATTAAAAGCATAAAAAATAGATACAAAAATCTTATCAAATTTGAATCAGAAAGAATAAGAGTTAATTCTCCAGAACAGAGCTTTTTGATGACAACAATACTTACAAATGTTATTGAAAATGGAACTGGAAGAAACGCAAGAGTAAAAGGCATACAAATAGCTGGAAAAACAGGTACAACAAATAACAATATAGATGCTTGGTTTTGCGGCTTTACGCCAGATATAGAGGCTTTAGTTTGGTATGGAAATGATGACAATACCCCTATGAAAAAATTTGAAACAGGTGGTATCACGGCAGCTCCTGTATTTAAGAAATTTATACAAGCATATCTTAAGCAGTATCCAAATACCCAAAGAAGCTTTGTAAGACCAGATGGTGTTTATAGAGGTAAATATGAAGGGCATGATGAGTATTATACAAATCAATCTCCATTGCCCGATAACTCAGCTCAGCAAAATATTATGCAAGAAGTTGATGAAAGCGGATTGATATTTTAAGTATTTAATCTCACAAATTAATAAATATAAAGGCGGTTTAATGTATATAATCGCCTTTATATTGTTTTGATAATCTCAAAATCTTCAATCTCATAAAAATCAATCAAAGCATTCATAATAGCAAATCTTTTGGTATTCATAAGTCTATTTATAGATATATCTTCTTGCTTTAAAAATCCATTTTCTATAAGTCTAGCTCTGCATGTTCCTTTTAAAAGAGGTGTTTTTGGAGTTATCCAGCCATTATCAAATATAGCAATATTTGCTATACTGGTATCAGTAACAAAGCCATCTTTTACAATTATAATTTCTTCATAATTGCATTTTGCTTTATCTATAAGACTTCTATTTAGGAATTTCCTACTGTAGTCAACATTGGCACTAACTATATAAAAACTCTTAAAATTTCTAGCCTTATATGGATAAAATTCAGATCTTATAAACTCACCTTCTAAATTATATATAATCTTAGCTCTAGCAATACCAAGAGGAGCCTCGCTTGAAGTTTTTTCTAATATATCTTCAAAATCAAATTCCAATGTTTTATCTATAGAGTTTTTGGCTCTTGATATATGGTATTTTAAATTTTGTGGCTTATGGTCAACTAACTTTATAGTTTCAAAAAGGAAAATAGACTTTTTTGATGAGTTCATCATATTCCTTTTTGGGATCGCTTTGTTGTGTTACACCTCCGCCACTAAAGAAATATAACCCATCTTTGCTTTGTTTTACAAATCTTATCAGGACAAAACTTTTACATATGTTTCCATCAAAATAGACAAAAGCACCTGTATAAAATCCTCGTTTTGAAATCTCACACTCTTTTATTATTTCTATCGCTTTATCTCTTGGACTACCTGCTATTGAAGCTGCTGGGACAAGAGCTGAAAAAATATCTCCTAGGCTTAAATTAGCTTTGATTTTACCTTTTAGGTATGAACTTGTTTGATATAAATTTTTTACACGTTGTATGTATCGAAATTTTTCAACCTTGATATCTTCTGCTACCAAAGATAAGTCATCTTTCATAAATCCTACCATTTTATATTGTTCATCTATCTCTTTTTTGTTATTTAAAAGTGTTTCTTTGGCATTTGGTAATGTTGCGTCTATTGTTCCTTTCATTGGAAAGGTGTGAATACAGCCATTTTTTATAGTGATAAATGGTTCTGGAGAAAAGCATACAAAATCATTTTCTTTATATACCAATGCCTTTGCTGTTGAGTATTGATATATTTCTTCTAGGCTTAAATTTGTTTTGATTTTAGTTGGAAAACATAAATTTAAAAGTTCATTTTGCTTGCTTTTTTGGTATTTTGATAAAATATTAAAACGTTCTAGATATTTTTCAAACTCTATTGGCTCTTTTTCAAGAGTGTAGTTAATTTTATTATAATTTTTAGCATTTATTTTGAATTTTATTCCAAATTTTTCAGCATCTTCCGGGGCACAGATTATATTGTTTTCCGGCTCATCGTAGCTTAAAATAGCTATAAAAGGCTTGTTGTCATAAGAGTCTATTAGGTTTTTTACCATTGTTTTAATCCTTTGAAATTTTAAAAGCGAAATTATAGTATATATTTGGTTACTAATATTTAAATATTGATATTATTTAATGGATCAATGCAGAATTTGACTATTTTTATTAAACAATGCCAAAACTAATTAGTGGTAACATTTAATTTTTAAATGTTAAATTATTGGAGATATTCAAAAAGGAACTTTAATAACAAGTTTATGAAGAACACGAGAGTTGTGATGGTAAGCCTATTTTATGGTCGTGTTAGATTGAACTTAAAAGTACCGTTGAGATTAAAAAACCATAAAAATAATTCTAAAAAGAAAAAGCCAAAATTTTACTATATTTTTTTAATGGAAAATAGGATGATATGAGAAATAATATAGATAATATAGAATAATTTAAGGAATTATTTTAAATGAATGTTTTTTAGAGAATTTAGAAAATTTGATATCAGTTAAAAGATTAGAATCTTATAATAATATATACGAACATACTAAAATTTTAATCTTATATCAAAACTCACTAGAATTATTGCTATGATAAAAGTATCATGGCAAGGAATATTTTTGATTTTTATCTAATTAGATTAAAGGGCTATGGCTGGATTGTTGATTTCGAAGATACAAAAAATTATTGAAGAAAAGCAGGATAAATAAGAGATTTCATAATAATATTGTACATAACCAATGCCGATCAGATTTTAGTTTCGCAAGTCTAGATAATTTAAATATTAAAAACTTTAGTGACAGTAATAAATTTTTTATTTTTATGGCAACAATAAGAAATAGATTTTATCACTGAGAAAACATATTGAAACCTAGAAATAAATATCCCCGAATAACTTATAAATTACATGATATAAAGATTGTAATAATGCCCGAGTGTTTTTAATAAAAGGATTATTGTCAGAATAGATTATCTATCTACCCTGACTTTTTTTGAGTGTCGTTTCCACTCCTCGAAGTAGATTTAGTTATATTAAAACTTATATATAACTTATTATTTTTTTTAATTATGTATGAAATATAATTATAAAAGGCTTTGTTTGGTTATGAAAAAATACTTACAATAAATTATATAAAATTATATTTTTGGTGGCTTCTAAAAGGTTTTAAATAAGGTGGTGTCCCCAACAGGATTCGAACCTGTGGCCTCAAAATTAGGAATTTTGCGCTCTATCCAGCTGAGCTATGAGGACGTTATAAAATTGATATATAAATCTCTACTTTATTATTATCAATGTATTTTTCAAAATCAGTAGTATAAGTTCTTTTTATAGTGCTATTTTCAAAAAAATGCCAAATTTCTTGCCATAGTTCTATAACAATTTCTGGAATTCTACCCTCTTTTTTAAAAACTAGATATTTTCCTTTTTGTATCTCAATAGTATCCAAGGTTTCTTTTTCAAAATGTTTTGTTCCAACCAAGATATCATATTTTCCAAAATGTTTATTCTCGTAATTGAAATAAACTCCATATTTAACAGCACTTTTACTACATAAATCATTTTTAAAAAAATTATCCCATAATTTATCTATTTTAGAAGTTTTTAAATCAGATTCATCTTTATTGGTCGTGGTAGCTTTAAAGCCAGTTATTTTAAAAGATTCTTTTATAATAATTTCATTCATTCTTAAATCTTCAAAGTGCAGGGTTATTTTTACCCTGCACTATAAGTTAATTAACCATTTCTCTTTTTGATAATCTCATCGCTAACATTTTTAGGAACTTCTTCATAGTGATCAAATTCCATAGAGTATGTTGCACGACCTTGAGTTTGGCTTCTTAAGTCTGTTGAGTATCCAAACATAGCAGCTAGCGGGCAAAATGCAGTTACTATTTTGTTTCCACTTCTGTCGTCCATAGAGTTGATTTGTCCACGGCGCTTATTAAGGTCGCCTATGACATCACCCATGTACTCTTCCGGAGTCTCAACTTCAACTTTCATCATAGGTTCAAGTATTACAGCACCAGCTTTTCTGGCACCTTCTTTAAATCCCATAGATGCAGCTAGTTTAAATGCCATCTCAGAACTATCAACTTCATGGTAGCTTCCATCAAATAATGTAACTTTTACATCTTCGACAGGGTAACCAGCTAAAACACCGTTTTGTAAAGCTTCTTGACAACCTTTGTCTACTGCAGGTATGTATTCTTTAGGAACAACACCACCCTTGATATCATTAACAAATTCATATCCACTTCCTGGCTCTAAAGGCTCAAGACGTAAAAATACGTGTCCATACTGACCACGACCACCAGATTGTTTTGCATATTTGTATTCTTGCTCAACTGTTTTTCTTATGGTCTCTCTGTAAGCAACTTGTGGTTGTCCTACTTCAGCATCAACTTTAAATTCTCTAAGCATACGATCAACAATAATTTCAAGGTGAAGCTCGCCCATACCTGAAATAATAGTC from the Campylobacter pinnipediorum subsp. pinnipediorum genome contains:
- a CDS encoding Gfo/Idh/MocA family oxidoreductase: MKLKVGIVGFTDIGKAHYSELRRFNKIEVCGIFDKKEHNEYSRVEFYNDFKKFIQDSTPEILLICVDQSDVLDAFLECLKHVKTIIIASPICRKTDDLRQIRYSASVNKINLTFCLRDRFNPVICSLRKALCKEDEIYSIDIFHSKSICSADMIDFLSVLDIDLIKHIIKTDLTDFISMSRVVKDEKYPSNTQITFKTKTQILVNILNSTTNPLDQFNIRISTNNGIYFADLLNFKLYQTNINGQINLKVDKEENELKKFYNEFCICYEDMENKEVISIDEIIKIKELFK
- the hemH gene encoding ferrochelatase, with the protein product MKKMILLLNMGGPRNLDEVKVFLKNMFNDPCILGIKSNLLRKTLAWLITSLRAKTAINNYKQIGSKSPICDITKSLCDKMIKIDDSYIVDFAMNYTPPFTKDVLKKYSDLDEIIVLPLYPHHSVTTIISSLDEFYKAFNELGLRSKVKIAEPFYNNDSYNDIIINDIKEHVKDKDISDMVMMFSAHSLPEKIIQKGDKYEQHILKHFELLKEKLLQNGMKFKDIKLAYQSKLGPVKWLEPSLNDVLSLLDSKQALIYPMSFCVDNSETVFELCIEYKHIAKSLEFEYYDVVKCPNDSENFAKFLFKLADI
- the alaS gene encoding alanine--tRNA ligase, which produces MDVRSAYLNFFKSKGHEVIESAPLVPNDATLLFTNAGMVPFKSIFTGEIPRPNPPIRTSCQTCIRAGGKHNDLDNVGYTARHHTFFEMLGNFSFGEYFKQNAISYAWEFVTEILKLPKDKLYVTVHEKDDEAFEIWKQHIEESRIYKFGDKDNFWAMGDTGPCGPCSEIFYDQGEEHFNTDEDYMGGDGDRFLEIWNLVFMQFERSSDGKMTPLPKPSIDTGMGLERVSAIMEGKFSNYDSDLFMPYIEEVAKLCGKPYEYESGASYRVISDHIRSVTFLLAQGTTFDKEGRGYVLRRILRRAVRHGYLLGIKQPFMHKLVDKVCEMMGSHYTYLNDKKDSVKEQILLEEERFFSTISSGLELFNEELKNTKDIFSGDVAFKLYDTYGFPLDLTADMLRDKGMVVDEARFDELMNEQKTRAKAAWKGSGDKSQKGDFKELLEKYNQNKFIGYSTLSSESKILAILDDNFKITDKLQPNQEGWVMFDKTPFYAQSGGQCGDSGIIKDKAIVLDTQKFHGINLSLVKTNDTLVQNESVVLEVSEDRYEIARHHSATHLLHAALRKILGAHVTQAGSSVEATKLRFDFSHPKALTSDELTQIENYINQAIIKGADANVEIMDLQSAKDSGAIALFGEKYEDDVRVLSFGDVSKELCGGTHVKNINEIGSFFITKESGVSAGVRRIEAVCSNAATNFAKEIRAELEEIRAELKTNQPIVNIKKLKDEIRSLKDELKNSGKSKSIKLDDVNGVKFGVEVVENGDIKSLIDDIKNANSSVAVMFIQPKDDKILIAAGVKNANIKAGEWVKQVAQTLGGNGGGRDDFATAGGKDISKIPDAKNVAVEFAKEKLK
- the maf gene encoding septum formation inhibitor Maf, with protein sequence MIILASSSQTRAKILQEYNIKFKQISFDFDESMISRDLEPHTYVLNVVKTKKEQFLSAHKGLKNLLFADSCVVCNGRILGKATDEHNAIQMLEMQSGNSVSVVTAMAYVSEKFELISTSETIYKFKQFDQQDMLEYIKSKEYIDKAGAMMVDGFNKKYILTQNGTTDNARGLNVSILKAFL
- a CDS encoding transglycosylase domain-containing protein, with amino-acid sequence MKYILTFLFLMIVVFCAGFFYVYSEVRFNAYNIIDYKPKLTTQIFDANNELIANVFEENRLYVSYEEIPARVIEALVAIEDTSYFEHGGVNFEAIVRAIIKDIKVGRLAEGASTLTQQLVKNLALTSEKKIERKIKEMVLAMKLENELTKEQIIERYLNHVYFGHGYYGIKTASLGYFRKELNELSLKEISMLVGLPKAPSSYDPTRHLDLSLSRANRVLERMYNIGWINEDEYRKGLVEEPVVFNDTLSKNKAPYVVDEILKELNKKYDDIKTGGYEIQSTIDLEVQNMAKEALKFGYNEILRRNKKADPNILNGAMVVTKPQTGDVLALVGGVDYSKSSYNRATQSRRQPGSSFKPFIYQIALNSGYSTMSPVADISRSFDMGNGKEWTPKNYGGDFSGYISLKQALTKSRNLATINLLNDLGLNFVKKELIRMGFGDIPENLSIALGSFGISPINFASLYSMFPNDGEVVKTTLIKSIKNRYKNLIKFESERIRVNSPEQSFLMTTILTNVIENGTGRNARVKGIQIAGKTGTTNNNIDAWFCGFTPDIEALVWYGNDDNTPMKKFETGGITAAPVFKKFIQAYLKQYPNTQRSFVRPDGVYRGKYEGHDEYYTNQSPLPDNSAQQNIMQEVDESGLIF
- a CDS encoding aminotransferase class IV, which translates into the protein MNSSKKSIFLFETIKLVDHKPQNLKYHISRAKNSIDKTLEFDFEDILEKTSSEAPLGIARAKIIYNLEGEFIRSEFYPYKARNFKSFYIVSANVDYSRKFLNRSLIDKAKCNYEEIIIVKDGFVTDTSIANIAIFDNGWITPKTPLLKGTCRARLIENGFLKQEDISINRLMNTKRFAIMNALIDFYEIEDFEIIKTI
- a CDS encoding aminodeoxychorismate synthase component I, producing MVKNLIDSYDNKPFIAILSYDEPENNIICAPEDAEKFGIKFKINAKNYNKINYTLEKEPIEFEKYLERFNILSKYQKSKQNELLNLCFPTKIKTNLSLEEIYQYSTAKALVYKENDFVCFSPEPFITIKNGCIHTFPMKGTIDATLPNAKETLLNNKKEIDEQYKMVGFMKDDLSLVAEDIKVEKFRYIQRVKNLYQTSSYLKGKIKANLSLGDIFSALVPAASIAGSPRDKAIEIIKECEISKRGFYTGAFVYFDGNICKSFVLIRFVKQSKDGLYFFSGGGVTQQSDPKKEYDELIKKVYFPF
- a CDS encoding GyrI-like domain-containing protein; its protein translation is MNEIIIKESFKITGFKATTTNKDESDLKTSKIDKLWDNFFKNDLCSKSAVKYGVYFNYENKHFGKYDILVGTKHFEKETLDTIEIQKGKYLVFKKEGRIPEIVIELWQEIWHFFENSTIKRTYTTDFEKYIDNNKVEIYISIL